One window of the Thermodesulfomicrobium sp. WS genome contains the following:
- a CDS encoding PLD nuclease N-terminal domain-containing protein encodes MWIAEIPADKLIYAIPLLLVPILPNLWAIAHIYRHDFPSSTEKMAWLVAQIILPVLGGIGYVLSGRKRARKP; translated from the coding sequence ATGTGGATCGCGGAAATTCCAGCCGATAAACTCATCTACGCCATTCCCCTGCTCCTTGTCCCCATCCTCCCCAACCTCTGGGCCATCGCCCACATCTACCGCCATGACTTCCCCTCCAGCACGGAAAAAATGGCCTGGCTCGTGGCCCAGATCATCTTGCCGGTACTCGGTGGCATTGGTTATGTGCTCTCGGGACGAAAACGCGCCCGCAAACCCTAA
- the ybgF gene encoding tol-pal system protein YbgF gives MSEKPLPRETTTSEARNASSAAALAHPEDAVSDNATAAAQKPSPKPIPSSPPAVSSASPQVLYDAAMKAYQARRYAAARKTWQQLLARHGAASLVPNARYWIGETWYAQGRLMQAIWAWEEVLRLHPRHAKASDALFKIALSWHRLGKTQVARTLWQRVMTEYPGTPAAQLARQRVAGS, from the coding sequence GTGTCCGAGAAACCGCTCCCCCGGGAAACGACGACCTCCGAGGCACGCAATGCCTCGTCTGCTGCCGCCTTAGCACATCCCGAGGACGCTGTTTCGGACAATGCCACGGCCGCTGCGCAAAAACCTTCCCCCAAACCGATTCCGTCCTCGCCGCCGGCGGTTTCGTCCGCTTCCCCCCAGGTGCTGTATGATGCCGCCATGAAGGCCTACCAGGCCAGACGCTACGCTGCGGCACGAAAGACCTGGCAGCAGTTGCTTGCCCGGCATGGTGCTGCTTCGCTGGTTCCCAATGCTCGGTATTGGATTGGCGAAACCTGGTATGCTCAGGGCCGGCTCATGCAGGCCATCTGGGCGTGGGAGGAGGTGCTGCGTCTGCACCCGCGCCACGCCAAGGCGTCGGATGCTTTGTTCAAGATCGCCCTTTCCTGGCATCGTCTGGGCAAGACGCAGGTGGCCCGCACCCTATGGCAGCGGGTGATGACAGAATACCCAGGGACGCCGGCTGCACAGCTCGCCCGGCAGCGGGTGGCGGGGTCGTGA
- the trpB gene encoding tryptophan synthase subunit beta: MRQFSGFFGPYGGQFVPEPVKSMLDELDHAFQKYRNDPEFFDEYQYYLRQYAGRPNPLYFCANLTRHLGGAKIYLKREDLNHLGAHKINNTIGQILLAKRMGKKKIIAETGAGQHGVATAATAALMGMECTIYMGAVDVERQRLNVFRMEMMGARVVPAQSGQKTLKEAVDEAIEAWVREGDAFYLLGSAVGPHPYPLMVREFQAVVGREAREQILAQEGRLPDACIACVGGGSNAIGLFSGFMDDTEVRLIGVEPAGRGLEYGQHAATLCLGEPGTMHGFYSYMLKDASGGPAEVYSISAGLDYPSVGPEHAYLKDSGRAQYVYASDQEAVDAFFLLSRLEGIIPALESAHALAHAVAVAPTLPRDAVLVVNLSGRGDKDVEQVERLVRQGELRIPSL, from the coding sequence ATGCGTCAGTTTTCTGGGTTTTTTGGCCCTTACGGCGGGCAATTCGTCCCAGAGCCAGTGAAGTCCATGCTGGATGAGTTGGATCATGCATTCCAAAAGTATCGCAATGATCCGGAGTTTTTCGATGAGTACCAATACTACTTGCGTCAATATGCAGGAAGACCCAATCCTTTGTATTTTTGCGCCAATCTTACCCGCCATCTTGGCGGAGCGAAAATATACCTGAAGCGGGAAGATCTGAACCACCTGGGGGCGCATAAGATCAACAATACCATCGGACAGATTTTGCTGGCAAAGCGTATGGGCAAGAAAAAGATCATTGCGGAGACCGGGGCTGGACAGCATGGCGTGGCCACGGCCGCCACGGCCGCGCTCATGGGGATGGAATGCACCATTTACATGGGCGCGGTGGATGTGGAGCGGCAGCGGCTCAACGTCTTCCGCATGGAGATGATGGGGGCCCGGGTAGTTCCGGCCCAAAGCGGGCAGAAAACCCTCAAGGAGGCCGTGGACGAGGCCATCGAGGCCTGGGTGCGGGAAGGCGATGCGTTCTATCTTCTCGGGTCTGCCGTGGGCCCGCATCCCTATCCCCTCATGGTGCGCGAGTTCCAGGCCGTAGTGGGGCGTGAGGCCCGGGAGCAGATCCTCGCGCAGGAAGGCCGTCTGCCCGATGCCTGCATTGCCTGTGTGGGCGGCGGCTCCAATGCCATTGGACTGTTTTCCGGGTTCATGGACGATACGGAGGTCCGGCTCATCGGTGTCGAGCCCGCGGGCCGTGGTCTGGAGTACGGGCAGCATGCGGCGACCCTGTGTCTGGGCGAGCCGGGCACCATGCATGGTTTTTACTCGTACATGCTCAAGGATGCCTCCGGGGGACCCGCAGAAGTGTACTCCATCTCCGCAGGTCTGGATTACCCCAGCGTGGGCCCGGAGCATGCCTATCTCAAGGACTCTGGCCGGGCGCAGTACGTGTACGCCAGCGATCAGGAAGCCGTGGACGCCTTTTTCCTGCTCTCGCGCCTGGAGGGGATCATCCCTGCCCTGGAGTCCGCCCACGCCCTTGCCCATGCCGTGGCCGTGGCGCCGACTCTGCCTCGGGACGCGGTTTTGGTGGTCAATCTGTCGGGTCGTGGGGATAAGGATGTGGAGCAGGTGGAGCGCTTGGTGCGTCAGGGGGAACTTCGCATCCCCTCCCTGTGA
- the ybgF gene encoding tol-pal system protein YbgF has protein sequence MNMRLCLWPGLLLLATSACVSSSDYSRLRSELYAEQQARQKLETRVQQMETNVAPAQANTWAEMESLRRQVATLSGQVESFQRQGSMAPGLSPAELDARIAQLEKQVQTLASQMGVELSGTRIGAPTSSAPVPTESTEAASPKPPAIPPSPAPTAQHAAEPSSASSTEGPGSGLYQQGLDAFYARDYAKAQQLWANFVQTNPKDPLVPNALFWQGESYFQMGEFAKAVLAYQEVIEKYPNSTKVRSAMLKQGMAFLKLKKDQAGKLVLQELIKKHPNTPEAKRAQDILAGK, from the coding sequence ATGAACATGCGCCTTTGCTTGTGGCCAGGGCTGCTGCTGCTCGCCACCTCTGCCTGCGTCAGTTCTTCGGATTACTCGCGCCTGCGCTCCGAGCTCTACGCCGAACAGCAAGCACGCCAAAAACTGGAGACACGCGTCCAGCAGATGGAGACCAACGTCGCCCCGGCGCAGGCCAACACTTGGGCAGAGATGGAGTCCCTACGCCGCCAGGTGGCGACCCTGTCCGGCCAGGTGGAATCGTTCCAGCGTCAAGGCAGCATGGCCCCTGGACTTTCTCCGGCGGAGCTCGATGCCCGCATCGCCCAATTGGAAAAGCAGGTGCAAACCCTGGCCAGCCAGATGGGCGTCGAACTCTCGGGGACACGTATCGGTGCGCCAACGTCCTCGGCACCGGTCCCAACCGAATCGACGGAGGCGGCATCCCCCAAACCGCCAGCGATCCCCCCATCGCCCGCGCCAACGGCCCAGCATGCCGCTGAACCTTCGTCCGCCTCGTCAACCGAAGGCCCAGGCTCGGGCCTCTACCAGCAAGGGCTCGACGCCTTCTACGCTCGGGATTATGCCAAGGCCCAGCAGCTCTGGGCGAATTTCGTCCAAACCAACCCCAAAGATCCCCTCGTCCCCAATGCCCTCTTCTGGCAGGGGGAAAGTTACTTCCAAATGGGCGAATTCGCCAAAGCCGTCCTCGCCTATCAGGAAGTCATTGAAAAATATCCCAACTCCACCAAAGTGCGCTCTGCCATGCTCAAGCAGGGAATGGCTTTCCTCAAGCTCAAAAAGGATCAAGCCGGTAAGCTCGTGCTCCAGGAGCTTATCAAGAAACATCCCAACACCCCGGAAGCCAAGCGCGCCCAAGACATCCTCGCCGGAAAATAG
- a CDS encoding HDOD domain-containing protein — MPETDLRTEYKGRILAVKDLPSLPSVLEEVNALVENPHSSTEQISKVIAKDQVLSAKVLKMVNSPVYGFPGRIGSIQHALVLLGFNVIRGIIISTTVFDAMNTAMVGLWEHSQGCALVSSTIARALGCKDPEEYAVVGLLHDIGKVVVAVQMPEAKEEIDIAVRERDMRYIDAEKHVLGFSHDRVNLWLCNHWNLPPNIKEGLAYHHKPMSAELYPKTAQIVHLADFLTRLYEVGSGGDDQVSALDPHVLRALGITAALWERILDDVEAAFADL, encoded by the coding sequence ATGCCGGAAACGGATCTGCGCACGGAGTATAAAGGCCGCATCCTGGCGGTGAAAGACCTGCCTTCGCTCCCCTCGGTGCTGGAAGAGGTGAATGCCCTGGTGGAGAACCCGCATTCGTCCACCGAGCAGATCAGCAAGGTCATTGCCAAGGACCAGGTGCTTTCGGCCAAGGTCCTCAAGATGGTCAATTCGCCGGTGTACGGCTTTCCGGGACGCATCGGATCCATCCAGCACGCCTTGGTGCTTTTGGGGTTCAACGTCATTCGCGGCATCATCATCAGCACTACTGTGTTCGACGCCATGAATACCGCCATGGTAGGGCTCTGGGAGCATAGCCAAGGTTGCGCTCTTGTGAGTTCCACCATTGCCCGCGCTCTTGGATGCAAGGATCCGGAAGAGTATGCTGTTGTAGGACTCCTGCACGATATTGGTAAAGTGGTGGTTGCCGTGCAAATGCCCGAGGCCAAGGAGGAGATCGATATTGCGGTACGGGAGCGCGACATGCGCTACATCGATGCCGAAAAACATGTCTTGGGTTTTTCCCATGACCGCGTAAATCTCTGGTTATGTAATCATTGGAATTTGCCGCCCAATATCAAAGAAGGGCTTGCCTATCATCACAAGCCCATGAGTGCGGAACTCTATCCCAAGACCGCCCAGATAGTGCACTTGGCGGATTTTCTCACCCGGCTCTACGAAGTGGGAAGCGGCGGCGACGATCAGGTGAGTGCGCTCGATCCACACGTGCTGCGGGCCTTGGGCATTACCGCTGCCTTGTGGGAGCGCATTCTTGACGATGTGGAAGCGGCCTTTGCCGATCTCTAA
- a CDS encoding NIL domain-containing protein: protein MTTHEVSRIVSLRFPPETSGRPMMYHLAKRFDLTFNILQASINPRQEGHMILELSGTRENYAQGISYLQEHGIRITPVANQITRDEEVCMHCGMCTAMCPSKALHLDLETRRVEFDRDKCTACNQCVLVCPVHAMQVHIDPDDLVTP, encoded by the coding sequence ATGACCACCCACGAAGTCAGCCGCATCGTCAGCCTCCGTTTCCCTCCAGAGACCTCAGGCCGGCCCATGATGTACCATCTGGCCAAACGCTTCGATCTCACCTTCAATATCCTCCAGGCGTCCATCAACCCACGCCAGGAAGGGCACATGATCCTCGAGCTCTCGGGGACGCGGGAAAACTATGCGCAAGGCATTTCCTATCTCCAAGAGCACGGGATTCGGATAACGCCGGTGGCCAACCAGATCACCCGGGACGAGGAGGTCTGTATGCACTGCGGCATGTGTACCGCCATGTGCCCATCCAAGGCCCTCCACCTCGACCTGGAGACCCGCCGCGTGGAGTTCGACCGCGACAAATGCACCGCATGCAACCAATGCGTTTTGGTGTGCCCGGTGCACGCCATGCAAGTCCACATCGATCCCGATGATCTGGTGACCCCATGA
- a CDS encoding PilZ domain-containing protein, whose product MSHPHRTYARIETARKGHARILPPGQTKPLFSGCAACAVGLPARLDPGLPEAIGQTLRAMDEKLTAILNLLNERSLAEDFPIPVLVHDISGAGLRMSSPHPFAVGMRVEVVVVLNAFPLQLAGTLGTIVRHDQVEETTLWAVEFTDIRESEREKIIQFVFQEQRQSLRAQRQTTSEGA is encoded by the coding sequence ATGAGCCATCCCCACCGTACCTACGCCCGCATTGAGACCGCTCGCAAAGGACACGCGCGCATCCTGCCGCCTGGCCAGACCAAGCCGCTCTTTTCCGGATGCGCCGCCTGTGCGGTTGGACTGCCCGCGCGCCTCGATCCTGGTCTGCCCGAGGCCATCGGCCAGACCCTGCGGGCCATGGACGAAAAACTCACCGCCATCCTCAATCTGCTCAACGAGCGCTCGCTGGCGGAGGATTTTCCCATCCCCGTGCTCGTGCACGACATCAGCGGCGCGGGGCTCCGCATGAGCTCGCCCCACCCCTTTGCCGTGGGCATGCGCGTCGAGGTGGTCGTGGTCCTGAACGCCTTCCCCTTGCAGCTCGCCGGGACCCTCGGCACCATCGTCCGCCACGACCAGGTGGAAGAGACCACCCTGTGGGCGGTGGAATTCACGGACATCCGCGAATCCGAGCGGGAAAAGATCATCCAGTTCGTCTTTCAAGAGCAGCGCCAGAGCTTGCGCGCCCAACGCCAGACAACCTCGGAGGGAGCATGA
- the dprA gene encoding DNA-processing protein DprA yields MDAVTASLALRHTPGLGPRTWKRLLAAYGSAQAAVEDWRHWAERRLTSAAVAQSFGAATWREAVHTEMQAARRLSARIVLWSDEVYPPLLRAIADPPILLYVLGRGELLGGPCVAVVGSRRPSRYGLDMAQSIARDLARAGVCVVSGLAVGIDRAAHLSALAEVGSSCAVLGTGMDLVYPAKHRDLWQRLAQDGVLVTEFAPGTRPEGRNFPYRNRIISGMSLGVVVIEAALRSGTAVTAALALTQGREVFVVPGPVTADTFHGSHQLLRDGATLVQSGADVLRELAAPLRRYAGDLPVRTPEPGAVSPSPAPSSASPPPVFPSEDARTVWQCLHPEEPRHVDAVAQTLGWDAGRVSAALLLLEMEGLVRQTPGMYYTALRG; encoded by the coding sequence ATGGATGCGGTGACCGCGTCTTTGGCCCTGCGTCACACCCCTGGGCTTGGGCCGCGCACCTGGAAACGGCTCTTGGCGGCCTACGGCTCGGCCCAGGCTGCGGTCGAGGATTGGCGGCATTGGGCGGAGCGCCGTTTGACCTCGGCGGCGGTGGCGCAGTCCTTTGGCGCTGCCACCTGGCGCGAGGCCGTACACACGGAGATGCAGGCGGCACGGCGTCTTTCGGCCCGGATCGTCCTGTGGAGCGACGAGGTCTATCCTCCGCTTTTGCGTGCGATCGCCGACCCGCCCATCCTGCTGTACGTTCTGGGGCGTGGCGAGCTGCTTGGGGGCCCATGTGTGGCGGTGGTGGGCTCTCGCCGTCCTTCACGCTATGGGCTTGATATGGCCCAGAGTATTGCTCGGGATCTGGCTCGGGCCGGGGTATGCGTGGTGTCGGGCCTGGCGGTGGGCATCGACCGCGCGGCGCATCTGAGTGCTTTGGCGGAGGTGGGCAGCTCGTGTGCGGTGCTCGGTACCGGCATGGACCTGGTGTATCCCGCCAAGCACCGCGATCTGTGGCAGCGTTTGGCCCAAGACGGAGTGCTCGTCACGGAGTTCGCCCCAGGCACGCGACCGGAGGGACGCAATTTTCCGTACCGCAACCGCATCATCAGCGGCATGAGCCTTGGCGTGGTGGTGATTGAGGCAGCGCTGCGAAGCGGCACCGCAGTCACAGCGGCGTTGGCGCTGACCCAGGGGCGCGAGGTGTTCGTCGTCCCTGGTCCGGTAACGGCAGACACGTTTCACGGCTCCCACCAACTGCTTCGCGACGGTGCCACTTTGGTACAAAGCGGGGCGGACGTGCTCCGTGAATTGGCAGCGCCACTGCGGCGGTACGCCGGGGATCTTCCTGTCCGTACTCCAGAGCCTGGGGCCGTATCTCCTTCTCCTGCGCCGTCTTCTGCATCTCCGCCCCCCGTATTCCCCTCCGAAGATGCCCGCACGGTGTGGCAATGCCTGCATCCCGAAGAGCCCCGGCATGTGGACGCCGTGGCCCAGACCTTGGGCTGGGACGCGGGCCGGGTGAGCGCGGCGCTCCTTCTTTTGGAGATGGAAGGCCTTGTGCGCCAAACTCCGGGCATGTACTATACGGCATTGCGGGGTTGA
- a CDS encoding GGDEF domain-containing response regulator, with protein sequence MTRPRHFFLLSAQPGLVQLVLSVWPEEMVRWTVFARGRDALEELLTAPPDLVLVDERLPDMSGLELVQLVKNENVYRQIPVVVIFGGAESLAGLDIAALEADDFLVQPLGVEEARARLLLAHGRAARALDANPLTKLPGNTSIIHRIQDLIDRREDFALAYVDLDYFKAFNDKYGFARGDEVLLMTARVLVNSVRGLVQGPHFVGHVGGDDFVFIVPEAEVEGVCQRIIAHFDAIVPSFYDPDDRERGAILSVDRQGRPQEFPIMAVSIAVVFNRAGRLKHFGEASARAMELKKMAKKDPKSSYVLDQRA encoded by the coding sequence ATGACACGGCCACGGCACTTTTTTCTTTTGAGCGCACAGCCAGGCTTGGTGCAGCTCGTCCTGAGCGTGTGGCCGGAGGAGATGGTGCGCTGGACGGTGTTCGCACGCGGCCGCGATGCCCTGGAGGAGCTTTTGACCGCGCCGCCGGATTTGGTGCTCGTGGATGAGCGCTTGCCGGACATGTCCGGGCTGGAGCTGGTGCAGCTTGTCAAAAACGAGAATGTCTACAGGCAGATCCCGGTGGTAGTGATTTTTGGCGGCGCCGAGAGCCTCGCCGGGCTGGATATTGCGGCCCTGGAGGCGGACGATTTTCTCGTGCAGCCCCTCGGGGTGGAGGAGGCCCGCGCCCGGCTCCTCCTTGCCCATGGCCGGGCAGCCCGGGCATTGGACGCCAATCCCCTGACCAAGCTGCCGGGCAATACCTCCATCATCCACCGCATTCAGGACCTTATCGACCGCCGGGAAGACTTCGCCCTGGCGTATGTGGATCTCGATTATTTCAAGGCATTCAACGACAAGTATGGCTTTGCCCGGGGCGATGAAGTCCTGCTTATGACCGCCCGGGTGTTGGTGAATTCGGTGCGTGGGTTGGTGCAGGGCCCGCATTTTGTGGGGCATGTGGGGGGAGACGACTTCGTCTTCATCGTGCCCGAGGCCGAGGTGGAAGGGGTGTGCCAGCGGATCATCGCCCATTTCGACGCCATCGTGCCGTCGTTCTATGATCCCGACGACCGGGAACGGGGCGCCATCCTGTCGGTAGACCGTCAGGGACGGCCGCAGGAGTTTCCCATCATGGCCGTGAGCATTGCCGTGGTCTTCAACCGCGCCGGGCGCCTCAAGCACTTTGGCGAGGCATCGGCAAGGGCCATGGAGCTCAAAAAAATGGCCAAGAAAGATCCCAAGAGCAGCTATGTCCTGGACCAGCGCGCCTGA
- a CDS encoding carbonic anhydrase, whose protein sequence is MHRFSVLLLALALLAMPACLWASADGEGSSPAMALQRLQEGNARFQEGRSIHPNRDTARRLVTSTLGQKPFATVLACSDSRVPVEIVFDQGIGDLFVIKVAGNVADTDEIGSMEYGVDHLGTPVLVVLGHTHCGAVTAVTTGAEVHGAIAQLVDNIIPALETTRHAHPDLEGGALIDAVIEANVWQAIEDILKRSPAIAARVAQGKTAVVGAIYDIASGAVRFLGEHPNQAALLAAAPTASHAGGDGHAADTQEHAAAPHQNEATPAASAAHAQNAESGAHAEAKDAHGTATAPEAKSGGFGFFSFLLFVAALIGVVILLDKTILRPEDN, encoded by the coding sequence ATGCACCGTTTCTCTGTACTCCTTCTGGCCCTGGCGCTGCTTGCCATGCCCGCTTGCCTCTGGGCCTCTGCGGATGGCGAAGGCAGTTCCCCGGCCATGGCCCTGCAGCGTCTTCAGGAAGGCAATGCCCGTTTCCAGGAGGGCCGCAGCATCCATCCCAACCGGGATACCGCCCGTCGACTGGTCACTTCGACCCTGGGGCAGAAGCCCTTTGCCACGGTCCTTGCGTGCTCGGACTCCCGAGTGCCTGTGGAGATCGTGTTCGATCAGGGCATTGGCGACCTCTTTGTCATCAAAGTCGCCGGCAATGTGGCGGACACCGATGAGATCGGCTCCATGGAATACGGCGTGGACCACCTGGGCACCCCGGTGCTCGTCGTCCTGGGCCACACCCATTGCGGCGCGGTCACTGCAGTGACCACCGGGGCGGAAGTGCACGGCGCCATTGCGCAATTGGTGGACAACATCATCCCTGCCCTGGAAACCACCCGCCATGCCCATCCCGACCTTGAGGGAGGCGCCCTCATCGACGCCGTCATCGAGGCCAATGTGTGGCAGGCCATCGAAGACATCTTGAAGCGCAGCCCCGCCATTGCCGCCCGGGTGGCCCAGGGGAAAACCGCGGTTGTGGGGGCGATCTACGACATCGCCTCCGGAGCAGTGCGCTTTTTGGGAGAACACCCCAACCAGGCCGCCCTGCTCGCTGCGGCGCCCACGGCTTCCCATGCGGGAGGTGACGGGCACGCTGCCGACACCCAGGAGCACGCCGCAGCCCCGCACCAGAATGAAGCCACGCCCGCAGCTTCCGCTGCGCATGCGCAAAACGCCGAGAGCGGCGCCCATGCAGAGGCCAAAGACGCCCACGGCACCGCCACGGCACCCGAGGCCAAAAGCGGTGGGTTTGGGTTCTTTTCCTTCCTGCTTTTCGTGGCCGCCCTCATCGGCGTGGTCATCCTGCTGGACAAGACCATCCTGCGGCCAGAAGACAACTAA
- a CDS encoding prolipoprotein diacylglyceryl transferase family protein — MHPVLFHIGPYTLYAYGVFLAAGFLAAAAWAAHEARLRGLDEGRIALLLFAAVFGATVGGRMGYVLLHPAYFWENPQEMLLLWRGGLLYATGALMGGACILAAIGPRHPDLWRWLDALASAAALGEAVGRIGCLFAGCGFGPATTLPWGIRLVHPEAAGPLFVPMHPTPIYFSLLAICLFAVLCAGRDRLSRQPGTAAAVFLIVWGGVQAGLLPLQAASSADTLYARGFAALFYAAAGVGIFKTRRHHVDRGNSSR, encoded by the coding sequence ATGCACCCAGTCCTCTTCCACATAGGCCCGTATACCCTGTACGCCTACGGCGTCTTTCTGGCGGCGGGCTTCCTTGCGGCCGCCGCCTGGGCAGCCCATGAGGCCCGCCTGCGCGGCCTCGACGAGGGCCGCATTGCCCTGCTGCTCTTTGCCGCTGTCTTTGGGGCAACGGTGGGTGGCCGTATGGGCTACGTCCTGCTCCACCCGGCCTATTTTTGGGAAAACCCGCAAGAAATGCTGCTGTTGTGGCGCGGAGGACTCCTCTATGCCACAGGCGCCCTGATGGGCGGAGCGTGCATCCTTGCCGCCATCGGCCCCCGGCATCCAGACCTCTGGCGCTGGCTCGACGCCCTGGCCTCTGCCGCAGCCCTGGGCGAAGCCGTAGGCCGCATCGGCTGCCTCTTTGCCGGTTGCGGCTTCGGGCCGGCGACCACGCTTCCTTGGGGCATCCGTCTGGTGCACCCCGAAGCTGCTGGACCGCTCTTTGTCCCCATGCACCCCACGCCGATTTACTTTTCCCTTCTGGCCATCTGCCTTTTTGCGGTGCTGTGTGCCGGACGCGACCGGCTCTCGCGCCAGCCGGGCACGGCCGCTGCCGTTTTCCTCATAGTCTGGGGCGGTGTTCAGGCAGGGCTTCTTCCCCTTCAGGCAGCGTCGTCTGCGGACACGCTCTATGCCCGCGGATTTGCGGCGCTCTTCTACGCCGCGGCAGGCGTCGGGATCTTCAAAACTCGGAGGCACCATGTGGATCGCGGAAATTCCAGCCGATAA
- a CDS encoding protein phosphatase CheZ codes for MSTSIADSIVERIATRAEETIRNVIAQTLSEEIHRALTKALTESEFYKTITQDLHSGLGSIYKEIHAATSVKKINGENAQSIFSETSQQLDAIVDTTEKATEQIMGIVEKHMDAIAGIREKAASLQDAEEIQSYLQGLDADLMEIMTALSFQDLTGQRIKRIVHALDEVQRIVFDLYVDAGLSMKALEENPDKPVEEIRQASKAKASELKGPQAGANQSAVDDLLAQLGL; via the coding sequence ATGAGCACATCCATTGCCGATTCCATCGTCGAGCGCATCGCCACTCGGGCGGAAGAAACCATCCGCAACGTCATCGCCCAGACCTTGAGCGAGGAGATCCACCGTGCGCTCACCAAGGCGCTCACGGAAAGCGAATTTTACAAAACCATTACTCAAGATCTCCATTCCGGGTTGGGATCCATTTACAAAGAAATTCATGCAGCGACATCTGTAAAGAAAATCAACGGAGAAAATGCCCAAAGCATCTTCTCCGAGACATCCCAGCAACTCGATGCCATTGTGGACACCACGGAAAAGGCCACCGAACAAATCATGGGCATCGTGGAAAAACACATGGATGCCATTGCCGGCATTCGAGAAAAGGCGGCATCTCTTCAAGATGCTGAAGAAATTCAATCCTATCTCCAAGGTCTCGATGCCGATCTCATGGAGATCATGACCGCACTGAGCTTTCAAGACCTCACCGGTCAGCGCATCAAACGCATTGTCCATGCCCTGGATGAGGTGCAGCGTATCGTCTTTGACCTGTATGTGGATGCCGGTCTGTCCATGAAGGCCCTGGAGGAAAACCCGGACAAGCCCGTAGAAGAAATCCGGCAGGCCTCCAAAGCCAAGGCATCGGAACTCAAAGGCCCGCAAGCAGGGGCCAACCAGAGCGCCGTGGACGACCTCCTGGCCCAACTCGGGCTCTAA
- a CDS encoding tyrosine recombinase yields MSWTSAPEPVLRFFQYLAARGLRQATLDAYATDLEDFEGFLRHRGGSLAQPHTLTREQVLAYVADLHRRKLAKTTVARRLSALRALFRFWLRHGIVLQDPARGIRNPKQPRRRPRALNVDETIAILDAVASDASPQALRDAALLELLYGSGLRVSEAVGLEAPQVDLAQGMVRVTGKGGKERLVPLSDASRRRLAALLAGRRRGPVFVHEDGTPLTRAQAYRIVRAAAQRAGVLKPVSPHTLRHAFATHLLASGADVRGVQELLGHARISTTQRYTHVELGHALQVYDRCHPRARKTQESGGAGQAKSQSDPEDYDSSV; encoded by the coding sequence ATGTCCTGGACCAGCGCGCCTGAGCCGGTGCTGCGCTTTTTCCAATATCTCGCCGCGCGGGGGCTGCGGCAGGCGACCCTGGATGCGTATGCCACGGATCTTGAGGATTTCGAAGGCTTCCTGCGCCACCGGGGAGGTTCGCTGGCTCAGCCGCACACGCTGACCCGAGAGCAGGTGCTCGCGTACGTGGCGGATCTGCACCGCCGCAAACTCGCCAAGACCACCGTGGCCCGACGGCTTTCCGCCCTGCGTGCGCTGTTTCGCTTCTGGTTGCGGCATGGAATTGTGCTGCAGGACCCTGCCCGGGGGATCCGCAACCCCAAGCAACCCCGCCGTCGGCCCCGCGCCCTCAATGTGGATGAGACCATCGCCATCCTGGATGCCGTCGCATCGGACGCCTCCCCGCAGGCGCTGCGGGACGCGGCGCTCCTGGAGCTCTTGTACGGCTCCGGACTGCGGGTCAGCGAGGCAGTGGGTCTTGAGGCCCCACAGGTGGATCTGGCCCAGGGCATGGTGCGGGTGACTGGCAAGGGCGGCAAAGAACGCTTGGTGCCCTTATCGGATGCCTCCCGTCGCCGGCTTGCTGCCCTTTTGGCCGGGCGGCGCCGGGGACCGGTGTTCGTCCACGAAGACGGCACACCACTCACCCGCGCCCAGGCCTACCGCATTGTGCGTGCCGCCGCACAGCGCGCTGGCGTTCTGAAACCCGTCAGCCCGCACACTCTACGTCACGCCTTCGCCACGCATCTGTTGGCTTCGGGCGCGGATGTGCGCGGGGTGCAAGAACTCTTGGGGCACGCCCGCATCAGCACCACCCAGCGCTATACCCACGTGGAGCTGGGCCACGCCCTGCAGGTCTATGACCGCTGCCACCCCCGCGCGCGAAAGACGCAGGAGTCCGGGGGCGCAGGGCAGGCAAAATCCCAAAGCGATCCCGAAGATTACGACTCGTCGGTGTAG